A single region of the Vanessa atalanta chromosome Z, ilVanAtal1.2, whole genome shotgun sequence genome encodes:
- the LOC125076259 gene encoding 3-hydroxyacyl-CoA dehydrogenase type-2 — MFKGLVGLITGGASGLGRATAEQILKQGGSVVICDLPSSKGQETAKQLGQNVAFVPVDVTSEQDVKGALQSTVDKFGRLDVVVNCAGIATSSRTYNFKKNQPFDLKMFQKTIEVNIIGTFNVIRLAAGLIGKNAPDSDGQRGVIINTASVAAFDGQIGQAAYSASKAGVVGMTLPIARDLSKQGIRVVTIAPGLFRTPMLELLPENAIRNLEASVPFPSRLGHPHEYALLVQSIIQNPMLNGETIRLDGSLRMQP; from the exons atgttcaag GGTCTAGTTGGATTAATAACGGGAGGAGCATCAGGTTTGGGTCGTGCAACAGCTGAACAAATTTTAAAGCAAGGAGGATCTGTTGTCATTTGTGATCTTCCAAGTAGCAAGGGTCAAGAAACTGCAAAGCAATTAGGTCAAAATGTGGCTTTTGTACCAGTTGAT GTGACTTCAGAACAAGATGTAAAGGGTGCCTTACAATCTACAGTTGATAAGTTTGGCCGATTAGATGTTGTCGTTAACTGTGCTGGAATTGCAACATCAAGTAGGACttacaattttaagaaaaatcaaCCCTTTGATTTGAAGATGTTTCAGAAAACTATAGAG GTTAACATTATAGGAACATTTAATGTGATCCGTTTGGCAGCAGGGCTTATAGGCAAGAATGCACCTGACTCAGATGGACAGCGAGGGGTCATTATCAATACTGCCAGTGTAGCTGCATTTGATGGacag ATAGGTCAGGCTGCTTACTCAGCATCTAAAGCTGGTGTTGTCGGAATGACACTGCCTATTGCCAGAGATCTTTCCAAACAAGGCATACGAGTAGTCACTATAGCTCCAG GTTTATTCCGAACACCGATGTTAGAATTGTTGCCTGAAAATGCAATTCGTAATCTGGAAGCTTCGGTGCCGTTCCCATCTCGTCTCGGCCACCCACACGAATATGCGTTGCTAGTTCAGAGCATCATACAGAATCCCATGCTTAACGGCGAGACTATACGGTTGGATGGCTCACTGAGAATGCAACCctga